The genomic region GGCACCATGGGCTTTCTGGAAAACTACCAGGAGATCGACCCTGTCACTTTGAACCTTTGCATCCTCATTGCCAGCTACGTTATCTTGCTCCTGGTCTTCCTGATATCGTGTATTATGTATGACTGTCGGGGCAAAGATCCAACCAAGGAGTATGCCCCGGACCCGCAGCCGACTCAGTCTCCCATTAGGCTGGTGGTGATGCAGAGCTCTCCAGCTCCGGTGGGACGGTGGGATACGGCAAATATGATCACGACCTACCACGAGCCAACGCACTCAGACTTCAGGGAGAAGAAGAGCACGATGGTCTGAGCGAGTATAAGTGGACTCACTTTTGTATATACCTGACTCTTTTTTTGTACAGCCGTTTCTTTTTACATCTCCTTGTTTCTCACTGGGGCAATGCTAGCATTGGACCTACACAGGACCAGACTTGCAAGGTAAGGAGGAGTGTTGATGCCTTTAAGtgctgtgtgtatgcatgtgaaaTCCCCTTTATCTCAAGGATCTCAGGCCAAAGCCTGCAGCCCACTCTGGAAAGGAAATGTCACAACTGATAAAGCACAAGGAATAAAGAGGGCAtttctgttgtgttgtgttgacaGAAAGGCTTTAGGATtaaggttaaggttaggaaaacacagagaagtGTAGTAGAGGAGAAACTACGGGGACAGTCTTAACATCTGTGGCTCTCCTTAGATTTTAAATGAGGCCTTTTAAGACAAACAACACCCTTTAAGCCAGAGAAATACTTGTTGCACCATGGTGTCTTTGGACTTTGTTCCTCTTCTCCAACACGCAGATTAAACTATTACCTCTACTTTAACTACTCTATTGACATCAAGGGTGTATTGCTCTTGATTGGATACGATTCAAGGATTAGTGTGCGACATTTGGTTAAGTCTGGACGGATGGTAAACTCTTGCATAACTGGAGGAAGTGTGATGTGCATGGATGTGGCTATCAAAGCGGCAGACAGATGAGCGAAAGCTCTCCGATCAAGGTCCTGACCTGCAACGTCTACATTCTTATTTTGAGACGTGTGCCTTTAATCACCCCACCCACACAACAGGAAGACGTTAACCCTTTGATTGATCCATTGCTCAACTTACCCGCTCCAATGCAAGCTCAGCTGTGGCTAAAAGACTGTTCATCTTGACCGCTTCGACAGGGATGATGAACACATTACCAGCGAGAAGAAAAGCTTTTCCTTTGTTTCTCATATCGTTCATATCACTCAAGTGCAGATATGGTAAATCAAGTCTGTAGAAATATGCAAACAAGAATGAAGCACATGATAGGTGTGTTTAATGAGTAAACAGTACAGTTGACATAAAGCTGCAGTGGTGTTGTGGGTCTTGCTTGGCTGTTCCCTCAGTTCAGGATGAATAAACTGCTTATTATCATCGATTTCTCCTCTAATGTGCTCAGTATTTATCCTTTTAATGGCCTCTGCTTCACTTCGGTTATATGTGGCTTTTATGATCCTGCCTGCTCTGTCCAGGCAGTTTTACAGGTCACCCATTGAAAGGGATCTTCCGTGCAGGGCTATGCTATAATCAGACTGATTAGCTGGGCCTGTCAGAGCAGTCAGAGGGTCTGAAATCAAAGCAGGGGCTTTTTTCCAAGGAGCAGATTTACTGGGTTATGTGGATAACTATGCTGAGTGAAACCCCAAAGCCTGTCAATCTGAAACATGGACTAAAAGAAGAATATTTGCCAGGTTTTACTCAACAAAGCCATTGAACAGACCTTTGGAAAAAGACCCTGATTGAATTTTATTCCGACAAAATGTTTCGTGGAGACAAAAAACAGTCCTATTGGTTGAGTTCAGACTCAGTGGATTGAGCCAAAGATCCAGCAGAGCATTAAAACATAGAGAGCTGGAAACTAGTGTCAGGGAGCGTATGATGTTTGAtatcatacatacagtattataGCATAATGCATTTGCTGATAACTGAAATAAAGCCTAAGCTATGTTATTAACCTTCATTAGCTCATTAGCCAGGCGTGCCATCACAATTCAACAAGTTCTCTTACCCAAACGACCACATAGGTCATTTGTTCCTACCCTCTACAACCTACAGGAGCAACTCCTAAATGAGCACCCCTACTGGTAGCAGGAGGTCTGCACAAAATCATGTTAATGGTCACAGTTTTGAACATGTGATTAACATTGTGAAACAGTTGCAGTTAgatttaagcaacaaaactTGGTTGGGTTtcagaaaagatcatggtttagGTTTAAATAAGTTTGTTACATAGTACCTTACATACACAACATAAATAACTCAGACATTGTCTTGAAATAACTCaatgctgacttttggtttcactcgggacacaaacagtggccTCCTGGGTTAAAATCCTGTGTTTGTTCAACCCAGTCTCAcgctgaagtcatcgaaatccagcacGTGGGCAGGGACTTTAGACACTGgcgaaaaaaaaagctgtcctttaacatctgcatgatatgtggccagtCACTGTTAGGGGGTAATgcggcgggacaagaatgaaagttaaggtggtgaacaTCTGAATAGGgtaggtgggaggggtggtaaatgggtccaacaaacaccttCCACCaatcctgtaagattctaaagccaaaccctgttcttttcccctaaacctaaccacatctttttgttgcctaaacctaactgtgttggaaaaaaaaaaaaagtaaatttgcgctgttgtactgacgtagtgcgtttactTTGAAAGAGGCTGcaagtaaatggtaaatttcctgtgaaaatggaagtgtattttgaaagtcgacaatgcatgtaacaggcagaactcgACACGGCgttccagaacgtcaacaactaacgcacccAAGGTACCTTTCACATGGGAAATGGAcctggaaggtccatgaccaaacgttgatatgatacaaggtcggagtgagaatgtgttggtttgtttgacccattcatcaACCCCGTCCTCCCTTCTCACTCTGTTTACTACATTACCCGAGTGCTGCAGGAATAAGTCCTAAAACttaagttagcatttttgcacttgcggttcccttgtcttgaagttaatgttttttcttttaatgggtttttggttagatgcctgaaataaggtctgtggttaacacaagcttaagagatttgttgtatgacataaaatacattagTCAAACCCAGCTTATTAATTTTAAAGCATTCAGGTGTTGCtaaatggctaaatgagactacagaatgtcatcatgtcatacacagctttacagccttgatGTGGCGGAGATGTTAAAGATGATAAAGAGAAAATGTGaatgtggtgtagtttgtttatagcctgaCATTGGCCATTGCATTTCCACTTCAAAAATtctgttcatttgtgaagattatcttgcccAACAAACCCTGTAAATCACAAACTTCTGTTTGCCTCAGAGCTTATTTCCAATGGAAgtatcccattggctttttgatgagagATTCAGAGCAATGCTACCTTCTGTGTTGGCTTACAAAATCTGTCATCCCTTAAAAGCAATATAAACTGCTTCAACAAACGgtctatgattttttttggcagaaCAGTTTCCAATTCAAACAATCCTAATTCTAGATTAGGTTTTTACCACATTCATGCCATGTTGGATTTGATTGAATCCCCAGTTTCTAATTTGTAAAAAGGCTACCACTCATGTCAGCATCCAAGATGTTATTATGACTGAGTAAGCTAAGCTCTAGTATATCTGACTCAGAgctaaaaaatactgaagtgacttaaaaccaaacaaacatggacacaTGATGTCAGCCAGGTTATTAATTAAATGCCAAATTTAATCCATACTGTGCTGTTTTGTCCATGTTAAGTATTATTTACCTGCATATCAACTCAACAGTCAGActgttgttttgatttttctGATGATGTGAATGTTGCAAGACTGAGattctgacttttttctttctaatttaCTTTTTGATATCTTTGCATTTATGTTTGCTGCAAAAACTATGGTTCTTCAACTCTGCCAAGAGGATCcattattgatatttttagCCTGGAGAGCAAATCTGCCTTCTAGGaacaaatgtataaataatacTACAGTCTGAATCAGAGACAGTAGATAAGAACAGGGAGAGCAGAAAAATGAATCTTTGTTGGTTAATAAATAAACTATGTGGCCTAGTATCAGATTATTCAACCTGCTGTGATTACAGCTTTCACTCTGAGCTGCCAACACTCACAGAAATAGATCACATAGCTCTGAGAAGTCTCACAGTGAACATGAAGAGAAACCTGGAGCTCAGTGTAATCCTGCAGCTTCTGAGAAATGTGCAGAAACTGGATCTCATTCATAAAATGGAGGTCAGTGGCAATCTTTGTAAAGTTTGTAAAGATGAGTCAGGAGGATGGTGAATACATTATGTAATCAGGGCAAATTACATCTTATTCTTAACAGCTTTAAATGTCTTGGCATCATCAAGGACATAGGTTTTGTTCCAACATTTCGTCTCCACCAAGAAAATTTTGAGAGTCAAACACTTAAtgtcctgcattctggtgaattctTTTTACATCAATTTATATAGGAAATATCTTCAGTTTCGTCAAAGttaaagttttttgtttgtttttttgtgggggTACAATGCACATATTTCAAATACTGATGGTGGCCCTGTGTGCCCCCCTGGCATCTATGTTCGTGAGCACTAACATATATTTGTAGACTAC from Epinephelus moara isolate mb chromosome 18, YSFRI_EMoa_1.0, whole genome shotgun sequence harbors:
- the LOC126405772 gene encoding small integral membrane protein 36-like — translated: MGFLENYQEIDPVTLNLCILIASYVILLLVFLISCIMYDCRGKDPTKEYAPDPQPTQSPIRLVVMQSSPAPVGRWDTANMITTYHEPTHSDFREKKSTMV